In Fibrobacter succinogenes, a single window of DNA contains:
- a CDS encoding class I SAM-dependent methyltransferase, whose protein sequence is MISKTALLCALARAVHTHTKSEKIFEDEFAQDFVGLKEYRHARNLARQFLPAKKSKPKDYPAKDFIDQYLLPIILPRNRFAEDIVDAKQKTGDVQYVLLGAGLDSFALRNKSQNVDVFELDLYETQVFKIERTRQLFTKRRPKVHFVEIDFNKDSIISRLTNAGFNPKKRSVFSILGVSYYIPIEIFFKTIAEISKIAAPNSAIVFDYYEKERDSADSTTKISRLKQITASCGECMVDGYDPAQVVDLAKKSGIQYCHDLSPKDIDEAFFSASTRLSAFEGVHLMYCGL, encoded by the coding sequence ATGATTAGCAAAACTGCGCTTTTATGCGCTCTTGCCCGAGCTGTCCACACTCACACTAAAAGTGAAAAAATTTTTGAAGACGAATTTGCACAGGATTTTGTGGGTTTAAAGGAATATCGCCACGCACGCAATCTTGCAAGGCAGTTCCTTCCTGCAAAAAAGTCGAAGCCCAAAGATTACCCGGCTAAGGATTTTATCGATCAATACCTTCTCCCCATCATTCTTCCACGAAATCGATTTGCAGAAGACATTGTCGATGCCAAGCAGAAAACAGGAGACGTGCAATACGTTCTCTTGGGTGCGGGCCTAGATTCCTTTGCGCTTAGGAACAAAAGTCAAAACGTCGACGTCTTTGAACTGGATCTGTACGAAACACAAGTTTTCAAAATCGAGCGGACGCGACAACTTTTCACAAAGAGGCGTCCCAAAGTTCACTTTGTAGAAATCGATTTCAACAAGGATAGCATCATCAGCAGATTGACAAACGCCGGTTTTAATCCGAAAAAACGCTCCGTCTTTTCGATTCTCGGTGTGTCCTACTACATTCCTATTGAGATCTTTTTCAAGACGATTGCGGAAATTTCTAAGATTGCAGCCCCCAATAGTGCAATAGTATTCGATTACTACGAAAAAGAGCGGGACAGTGCGGACAGCACAACCAAAATCAGCCGCTTAAAACAAATAACAGCATCGTGCGGCGAGTGTATGGTCGATGGTTACGACCCCGCTCAAGTTGTCGATTTGGCGAAAAAATCGGGCATCCAATATTGTCACGACCTTTCTCCTAAAGATATCGACGAAGCCTTTTTCAGTGCATCAACTAGATTGTCCGCATTCGAGGGCGTTCACCTGATGTATTGCGGATTGTAA
- a CDS encoding PLP-dependent cysteine synthase family protein produces the protein MHYYESMKSLIGKTPLVKLNHVGVPEGVNLFVKLELWNPSGSVKDRAGLYMVEDAFAKGTLTPGGTIIEATAGNTGLGIAFAALNRGVRVIFVVPTKFSQEKQTLLRALGAELINTPREEGMLGAEKKAEELLKQIPDSISLRQFHNMANPRAHYETTGPEIYDDLEGNVDYVVAGAGSGGTFSGILKALKERNPKIQGVLADPVGSTMGGGEHGDYNIEGIGNDFIADTMDMSLVDRVIKINDDDAFGGSRELAQKEGIFAGSSSGGAFAAAKKLIASGARGNIVFVAPDRGDRYFSKGLYK, from the coding sequence ATGCATTACTACGAATCCATGAAATCCCTCATTGGGAAAACGCCGCTTGTAAAATTGAATCATGTTGGTGTTCCCGAAGGCGTAAATTTATTCGTAAAACTTGAATTGTGGAATCCTTCGGGCAGCGTAAAAGACCGCGCCGGCCTTTATATGGTCGAAGACGCGTTCGCCAAAGGGACGCTCACACCTGGCGGAACGATTATCGAAGCAACCGCAGGCAATACCGGGCTTGGAATTGCATTTGCAGCATTGAACCGCGGAGTGCGTGTCATTTTTGTAGTACCGACAAAATTTTCGCAAGAAAAGCAGACGCTTTTGCGTGCGCTTGGCGCAGAACTCATCAACACCCCGCGTGAAGAAGGCATGCTCGGCGCAGAAAAGAAAGCAGAAGAACTGCTGAAGCAAATTCCGGATTCCATTTCACTCCGGCAATTCCACAACATGGCAAATCCGCGGGCCCATTATGAAACGACAGGACCTGAAATTTACGATGATCTCGAAGGCAACGTCGATTATGTTGTTGCAGGCGCAGGAAGCGGCGGTACATTTAGCGGCATTCTCAAGGCACTCAAGGAACGCAACCCCAAAATCCAAGGCGTGCTCGCTGACCCTGTAGGCTCTACAATGGGCGGTGGCGAACATGGAGACTACAACATCGAAGGAATCGGAAACGATTTTATTGCAGACACTATGGACATGTCGCTTGTGGACCGCGTCATCAAAATTAACGATGACGACGCTTTCGGTGGTTCCCGTGAACTCGCGCAAAAAGAGGGAATTTTTGCGGGATCTTCTTCGGGCGGCGCTTTCGCAGCAGCCAAGAAACTGATTGCATCGGGCGCTCGCGGAAACATTGTCTTTGTAGCCCCAGACCGTGGCGATCGTTACTTCAGCAAAGGTTTATACAAATAA
- a CDS encoding PLP-dependent aspartate aminotransferase family protein: MSNFNNIETKLIHGGIDGDKTTGAVNVPIYQTSTYKQAGLGENTGWEYSRTGNPTRAALEALIAELEGGVAGFAFASGMAATTTVLSLFKQGDRIIISSNVYGGTFRVLDKVFKNLGITYSFEDTTDLKSLESKITPDVKAFFVESPANPLLTVTDLAGVAAIAKKHNILTIVDNTFMTPYLQRPIELGADIVVHSATKYLGGHSDLVAGLAVVNSKELAERLAFTQNATGAVLGPFDSFLLIRGIKTLGVRLDRHTENAETIAKYLEKHEAVKHVYYPGLPTAQGYEINKKQAKNGGAMISFELRENYDIKKFFKALKLVSLAESLGGVESLVCHPATMTHASIPKEIREKVGITDGLIRLSVGIEKVDDIISDVNQAINAAQA; encoded by the coding sequence ATGTCAAACTTCAACAATATCGAAACAAAACTCATTCACGGCGGCATTGATGGCGACAAAACTACAGGAGCTGTAAACGTCCCTATCTACCAGACTTCCACCTACAAGCAGGCAGGCCTTGGTGAAAACACGGGTTGGGAATATTCCCGCACAGGGAACCCGACGCGCGCAGCATTGGAAGCGCTGATTGCAGAACTCGAAGGAGGAGTCGCAGGCTTTGCATTTGCAAGCGGCATGGCTGCAACAACAACCGTCCTTTCGCTTTTTAAGCAAGGAGACCGCATCATCATTTCGAGCAATGTCTATGGCGGCACTTTCCGCGTTTTGGACAAAGTTTTCAAGAATCTCGGAATTACTTATTCCTTCGAAGACACGACCGATTTGAAATCGCTTGAATCCAAAATAACACCCGATGTGAAAGCGTTCTTTGTCGAAAGCCCTGCAAATCCGCTCTTGACGGTAACAGACTTGGCAGGCGTTGCCGCAATTGCCAAGAAGCACAACATTTTGACCATTGTCGATAACACATTTATGACGCCGTATCTGCAGCGTCCGATTGAATTGGGCGCCGACATCGTCGTGCATTCTGCGACAAAGTATTTAGGCGGTCACAGCGACTTGGTGGCAGGCCTTGCTGTTGTCAATTCCAAGGAACTTGCCGAAAGACTCGCTTTTACGCAGAACGCAACCGGTGCTGTACTCGGACCTTTTGATTCGTTCCTCTTAATTCGCGGCATCAAGACGCTTGGCGTCCGCTTGGATCGCCATACTGAAAATGCCGAAACCATCGCAAAGTATCTCGAAAAGCACGAAGCCGTAAAGCACGTTTATTATCCGGGACTCCCGACAGCACAAGGCTACGAAATCAACAAGAAACAGGCCAAGAACGGTGGCGCTATGATTTCGTTCGAACTTCGTGAAAATTACGATATCAAAAAATTCTTCAAAGCTCTAAAACTCGTTTCTCTTGCTGAAAGCTTGGGCGGCGTCGAAAGCCTCGTATGCCATCCAGCCACAATGACGCATGCATCTATCCCAAAGGAAATTCGCGAAAAAGTCGGCATCACTGACGGGCTCATTCGCTTATCCGTGGGCATTGAAAAAGTTGATGACATTATATCGGATGTAAACCAAGCCATCAACGCGGCACAAGCATAA